One stretch of Xiphophorus maculatus strain JP 163 A chromosome 19, X_maculatus-5.0-male, whole genome shotgun sequence DNA includes these proteins:
- the togaram1 gene encoding TOG array regulator of axonemal microtubules protein 1 isoform X2, with the protein MIPGLISQEIHDQLLDSKNYQNRTNGVEKLKCILSEVDIKSVTPGSVEEFINFLPRLLDDSNFKVLHGTLQVLNLLIQKLETGVDRFLKHIVFVALKALGDTRAVTRNEYHNVFQQLMKTTPPQQVLDLIIGNLKHKNSRVREDVLNIVMAALLTHPRKDFDIPKLCFEVAPYLVDNKKKVRHAALELFAVFDHYLDTGKKQPLMKALDMVELNEDAEGLMAAVHARRARRILPKLTSEGIVEYGLVVPKPGQWSTGQHASGADLDWVINGGRTNSARSYRTEHDSDLLSGYGSLGSLTDDPMFQRRIVSAGKGKNKLPWETSTDNELQQSTTPNGKSLEQVLKGDSSSISKKGETYIPSFSSAEPQKPLSPRRRETPAGLRRSGSLNLDTDIFKSTNISDPDVVAPKGRVLSRNPSVERTFSLPSNASTPGSFLLPSYPLATCTGGMLTPTLSRHHADSSLSMSNTWPNKRETSPQQQGTSPRREKEDTAKGDLFSVQSPRPLRASLVSSSSTSSFRRALSNTRATFTISPVQAHSHDDQRSNTPANQQPDSKLNLDFDSISPWQVPQEEEPLDMQEMLNSLRTLRNSAAKKRAKVSLGSPDPDSPDSALQVDPRLDSPLQTSPVLTSSASESGLSSLSSAANFNNFKASPRSSAPSVMKQRIARVPSEKLRSSVSMDFSSFQGMYRRNDLSSEVGVVGQEVNYCNGTMKTEEEKVLLSPPLVRAAVRKPIRALKIVKGSQRTNSCRNSPGADISVPEGVIGKGMCGTTVSSNRPGATLLLEQGDLAAKPPTDPLAGIYSRQLDGDDSSHPEEPKEIMRIVRTGRDKTRAQNLEQFEELSGRGDETRDKIRHRVRQMLSDSPTEGKEELIINDWRLNGNTLISTKSDLLSDESSISATSPASPPEPQSPVKSSTTPHHPSPPTLPPNSKNVSRLRRAPSLSRTRPSLSHSSDELCHATLRHKKNLSAPSELCPFSKPDLVLTQSFNLLNSEDWEKKIEGLMFLRSLAYNHADTLQGKLHEVCLCLTQEVKNLRSGVSRVAVCTLGDLYTHLQRLMDQELEGTVKALLQKAGESNTFIRQDVDAALDCMVQHCTPTRCIGALLTGGISHLNPVVRKCTAQHLANLLEKVGAARLLSGGKDLTERILPAITKLAQDSSQEARYFGRRMLLFLSSHPDFDKNLEKYIPTKDLQTVRDTVLTLRTKGLGEIPQDSQSARGRRSLPGSGTVRASSLNGEQLNQTNRELNSHYGCKHQTQSIADKNEYIKQISGLLGSKDFRERIKGIDQLVADCEHNPNMVVNSIFPVFDAFKARLQESNSKVNLYALESLQKITHLLKDSLSQVVNILVPAIVDNHLNSKNNAIYSAAIGALNALIFNLDNILLLQPFCTKAQFLSGKAKMDLIEKVAGLVKELYPRKPQMVEQKVLPLLWHLLGTSTHSGSIHGRSGSVRTATAKLCQALLTQMGSSLNEFAASQPTNVQKGLNELLKTIK; encoded by the exons ATGATACCTGGATTAATCTCCCAGGAGATACATGACCAGCTTCTGGACTCAAAGAATTACCAGAATCGCACAAACGGGGTGGAAAAGCTTAAATGCATCCTCTCAGAAGTGGACATTAAATCAGTCACACCTGGGAGTGTTGAGGAGTTCATCAATTTTCTTCCCCGACTTCTGGATGACAGTAATTTTAAGGTGCTACATGGCACCTTACAGGTTTTAAACCTGCTAATACAGAAGCTGGAGACTGGCGTTGACAGATTTTTGAAACATATAGTTTTTGTTGCCCTGAAGGCCCTCGGTGACACTCGTGCTGTCACCAGAAATGAATACCATAATGTGTTTCAGCAGCTGATGAAAACTACTCCACCGCAACAAGTGTTGGACCTCATTATCGGCAACTTGAAACACAAGAACTCCAGGGTCCGGGAAGACGTCCTGAACATCGTCATGGCAGCTTTGCTCACTCATCCTAGGAAAGATTTTGATATTCCCAAGCTATGCTTCGAGGTTGCACCATATCTGGTGGACAACAAAAAGAAGGTCCGCCACGCTGCTTTGGAGTTATTCGCTGTTTTTGACCATTACCTTGACACAGGAAAGAAGCAGCCATTAATGAAAGCTTTGGACATGGTTGAGCTTAATGAGGACGCAGAAGGTCTGATGGCAGCTGTGCACGCAAGACGAGCGAGGCGCATCCTTCCGAAGCTGACCTCAGAGGGAATTGTGGAGTATGGCCTGGTGGTGCCCAAACCCGGACAGTGGTCCACAGGACAGCACGCATCTGGGGCCGATCTGGACTGGGTGATAAACGGGGGCCGGACGAACAGCGCCAGGAGCTACAGGACAGAGCATGACAGTGATCTGCTGTCCGGCTATGGCAGCTTAGGCTCCCTCACTGACGATCCAATGTTTCAGAGGAGGATTGTGAGCGCAGGCAAAGGGAAAAACAAGCTACCCTGGGAGACGTCGACTGATAACGAGCTGCAGCAAAGCACCACACCTAACGGGAAGAGCCTTGAACAG GTTTTAAAGGGGGACTCCAGCTCGATTTCCAAGAAGGGAGAGACCTACATACCAAGTTTCA GTTCTGCTGAGCCACAGAAGCCCCTGTCTCCCAGAAGGAGGGAAACCCCTGCAGGTCTCAGAAGAAGTGGGAGCCTCAACTTGGACACAGATAtctttaaaagcacaaacatcTCTGACCCAGATGTTG TGGCACCCAAAGGACGTGTGCTCTCGAGGAATCCCAGTGTCGAGCGAACTTTCTCTCTTCCCTCCAATGCTTCCACACCCGGCTCCTTTCTTCTGCCTTCCTACCCCCTGGCTACATGCACAGGGGGCATGCTAACTCCAACACTGTCCCGCCATCATGCAGACTCTTCCCTCTCCATGTCCAACACTTGGCCCAACAAACGAGAGACCAGTCCTCAGCAGCAAGGAACAAGCCCtcggagagagaaagaagacaCAGCAAAGG GAGACCTCTTCAGTGTGCAGTCTCCTAGGCCTCTTCGAGCCTCCCTTGTGAGTTCCTCTTCCACCTCATCGTTCAGGCGAGCTCTGAGCAACACCAGGGCAACTTTCACCATCTCACCGGTGCAAGCCCATTCTCATGACGACCAGAGATCAAACACTCCAGCCAACCAGCAGCCAGACAGTAAACTTAACCTGGACTTTGATAGCATCAGCCCCTGGCAAGTTCCTCAGGAAGAAGAGCCTCTGGACATGCAGGAG ATGCTAAACTCTCTACGCACCTTGCGAAACAGCGCTGCCAAGAAGAGGGCCAAAGTGAGCCTCGGCAGTCCAGATCCTGACAGCCCTGACTCAGCACTCCAGGTCGACCCAAGGCTGGATTCACCATTACAAACATCTCCAGTGCTTACCAGCTCAGCCAGTGAGAGCGGGCTCTCAAGTCTGAGTTCAGCTGCCAACTTCAACAACTTTAAAGCAAG TCCCAGAAGCTCTGCCCCTTCTGTAATGAAACAACGGATTGCAAGAGTGCCTTCTGAAAAACTACGGTCGTCTGTGTCCATGGATTTCAGTAGCTTTCAAG GAATGTACCGGAGAAATGACCTGTCATCTGAGGTGGGTGTTGTTGGACAAGAAGTTAATTATTGCAACGGAACAATGAAAACTGAGGAAGAGAAAGTGCTATTGTCTCCTCCGCTGGTCAGAGCAGCAGTCCGCAAACCCATCAGAGCTTTGAAGATTGTCAAAG GGTCACAGAGAACCAACAGCTGTAGGAATTCACCTGGTGCAGACATTTCTGTACCTGAAGGAGTGATAGGGAAAG GCATGTGTGGTACTACAGTATCCTCCAACCGTCCAGGAGCCACGCTGTTACTAGAGCAGGGGGATTTGGCTGCCAAACCTCCCACTGATCCTTTAGCAGGCATCTACAGCCGTCAACTAGATGGCGATGACAGCTCACATCCCGAAGAGCCCAAA GAAATTATGAGAATAGTCAGGACGGGTCGGGACAAGACAAGAGCGCAGAATCTGGAGCAATTTGAGGAACTGTCAGGTAGAGGGGACGAAACAAGAGACAAGATTCGCCATCGCGTCCGACAAATGTTGTCTGATTCACCCACAGAAGGAAAGGAAGAATTAATCATCAATG ATTGGCGTTTGAACGGCAACACGCTGATATCCACCAAGTCAGATCTTCTCTCTGATGAATCCTCCATCAGTGCCACCAGTCCTGCCAGTCCACCAGAACCTCAAAGTCCAGTAAAAAGCTCAACCACACCCCACCATCCCAGCCCCCCTACATTACCTCCCAACTCAAAAAATGTGTCCCGCCTTAGAAGGGCACCTAGCCTGAGCAGAACCCGACCTTCGCTGTCCCACAGTTCAG ATGAGTTGTGCCACGCCACTTtaagacacaagaaaaatctGTCCGCTCCTTCGGAGCTTTGTCCCTTTTCAAAGCCCGACCTGGTGCTGACTCAGAGTTTCAACCTCCTGAATTCAGAGGACTG GGAGAAGAAGATTGAGGGTCTGATGTTCCTGCGCTCTCTTGCTTACAACCATGCAGACACACTTCAAGGCAAACTTCATGAAGTTTGTCTGTGTCTCACCCAAGAG GTGAAGAACCTGCGTTCAGGGGTTTCCAGGGTGGCAGTGTGTACCCTTGGCGACCTGTACACACACCTGCAGAGACTAATGGACCAAGAGCTTGAGGGGACAGTTAAAGCGCTGCTGCAGAAGGCCGGGGAGAGTAACACTTTTATCAGGCAGGATGTCGACGCAGCGCTGGATTGCATGGTGCAGCACTGCACTCCGACCCGCTGCATTGGTGCTTTGCTTACTGGAGGAATCAG TCATCTTAACCCAGTGGTGAGGAAGTGCACTGCTCAGCATCTAGCTAATCTGTTAGAGAAGGTTGGGGCTGCCCGCCTCCTGTCTGGAGGTAAAGATCTTACTGAAAGAATTTTACCTGCCATTACCAAACTTGCACAAGACTCCTCCCAGGAGGCCAG gTACTTTGGTCGTCGAATGCTGCTATTTCTGTCATCTCACCCTGACTTTGACAAGAACCTGGAAAAATATATTCCTACCAAAGACCTGCAAACTGTCAGAGACACTGTCTTGACTCTCAGGACAAAg GGTCTCGGTGAGATCCCCCAAGACTCTCAGTCAGCCAGAGGAAGACGCTCGCTCCCAGGCAGCGGAACAGTCAGGGCTTCATCGCTCAATGGAGAGCAACTCAACCAGACCAACAG GGAGTTGAACAGCCATTACGGTTGTAAACATCAGACACAGAGTATTGCAGACAAAAACGAATACATAAAGCAGATCTCAGGTCTGCTGGGTTCAAAGGACTTCAGAGAGCGGATAAAAGGCATCGATCAGCTAGTGGCTGACTGCGAACACAATCCCAACATGGTTGTCAATAGTATATTTCCG gTGTTTGATGCCTTTAAAGCCAGACTGCAGGAGTCCAACAGCAAGGTTAACCTTTACGCCCTGGAGTCTCTGCAGAAAATAACCCATTTGCTGAAGGACAGCTTGTCCCAAGTGGTTAACATCCTGGTCCCAGCAATTGTGGACAATCACCTCAACTCCAAGAATAACGCCATCTATTCTGCTGCTATCGGAGCTCTGAATGCACTTATTTTTAATCTTG ATaatattcttcttcttcaaccTTTCTGCACCAAGGCCCAGTTTTTAAGTGGCAAAGCTAAGATGGATCTCATCGAAAAGGTTGCAG GTCTTGTTAAGGAGCTCTATCCTCGCAAGCCTCAGATGGTGGAGCAGAAAGTCTTGCCCTTACTGTGGCACCTTCTTGGTACCTCCACCCACAGCGGCAGCATCCACGGCAGGAGTGGCAGCGTTCGGACCGCAACGGCCAAGCTGTGCCAAGCACTTCTCACCCAAATGGGGTCGAGCCTGAACGAATTCGCTGCCTCCCAGCCTACTAATGTCCAGAAAGGTTTAAACGAGCTTCTGAAGAccataaaataa